The following proteins are co-located in the Lagenorhynchus albirostris chromosome 2, mLagAlb1.1, whole genome shotgun sequence genome:
- the KCNA3 gene encoding potassium voltage-gated channel subfamily A member 3 → MDEHLSLLRSPPPPPSARHRAHPPQHPASGDGGGGAHTLVNPGYADPAAGPELPPDMTVVPGDHLLEPEATDGGGDPPQGGCGGGGGCDRYEPLPPALPAAGEQDCCGERVVINISGLRFETQLKTLCQFPETLLGDPKRRMRYFDPLRNEYFFDRNRPSFDAILYYYQSGGRIRRPVNVPIDIFSEEIRFYQLGEEAMEKFREDEGFLREEERPLPRRDFQRQVWLLFEYPESSGPARGIAIVSVLVILISIVIFCLETLPEFRDEKYYTASPSQELFETASNSTSGAPAGASSFSDPFFVVETLCIIWFSFELLVRFFACPSKATFSRNIMNLIDIVAIIPYFITLGTELAERQGNGQQAMSLAILRVIRLVRVFRIFKLSRHSKGLQILGQTLKASMRELGLLIFFLFIGVILFSSAVYFAEADDPTSGFSSIPDAFWWAVVTMTTVGYGDMHPVTIGGKIVGSLCAIAGVLTIALPVPVIVSNFNYFYHRETEGEEQAQYLHVGSCQHLSPSAEELRKARSNSTLSKSEYMVIEEGDMNHSAFPQTPFKTGNSTATCTTNNNPNSCVNIKKIFTDV, encoded by the coding sequence ATGGACGAGCACCTCAGCCTCCTgcgctcgccgccgccgccgccctccgCCCGCCACCGCGCCCACCCGCCGCAGCACCCCGCGagcggcgacggcggcggcggcgcccacACGCTGGTGAACCCCGGCTACGCAGATCCCGCCGCGGGCCCCGAGCTGCCGCCGGACATGACGGTGGTGCCCGGGGACCACCTGCTGGAGCCGGAGGCGACCGACGGCGGGGGTGACCCGCCTCAGGGCGGctgcggtggcggcggcggctgcgaCCGCTACGAGCCGCTGCCACCCGCGCTGCCCGCCGCCGGCGAGCAGGACTGCTGCGGGGAGCGCGTGGTCATCAACATCTCGGGGCTGCGCTTCGAGACGCAGCTCAAGACCCTCTGCCAGTTCCCGGAGACTCTGCTGGGCGACCCCAAGCGGCGCATGAGGTACTTCGACCCGCTCCGCAATGAGTACTTTTTCGACCGCAACCGGCCCAGCTTCGACGCCATCCTCTACTACTATCAGTCCGGGGGCCGAATCCGCCGGCCGGTCAATGTGCCCATCGACATCTTCTCCGAGGAGATCCGCTTCTACCAGCTGGGCGAGGAGGCCATGGAGAAGTTCCGCGAGGACGAGGGCTTCCTGCGGGAGGAGGAGCGGCCCCTGCCCCGCCGAGATTTCCAGCGCCAGGTGTGGCTGCTCTTCGAGTACCCGGAGAGCTCCGGGCCGGCCCGGGGCATCGCCATCGTGTCCGTGCTCGTCATCCTCATCTCCATCGTCATCTTCTGCCTGGAGACGCTGCCCGAGTTCCGCGATGAGAAGTACTACACCGCCTCGCCGTCGCAGGAGCTGTTCGAGACGGCCAGCAACAGCACGTCGGGGGCTCCCGCGGGAGCCTCCAGCTTCTCGGATCCCTTCTTCGTGGTGGAGACTCTGTGCATCATCTGGTTCTCCTTTGAGCTGCTGGTGCGGTTCTTCGCTTGCCCCAGCAAAGCCACCTTCTCGCGAAATATCATGAACCTGATAGACATTGTGGCCATCATCCCTTATTTCATCACTCTGGGCACCGAGCTGGCTGAGCGACAAGGCAATGGACAGCAAGCCATGTCCCTGGCCATCCTGAGAGTCATCCGCCTGGTGAGGGTCTTCCGCATCTTCAAGCTCTCCCGCCACTCCAAGGGGCTGCAGATCCTGGGGCAGACGCTGAAGGCTTCCATGCGGGAGCTGGGGctgctcatttttttcctttttattggggTCATCCTTTTCTCCAGCGCGGTTTATTTTGCGGAGGCAGACGACCCCACTTCAGGTTTTAGCAGTATCCCTGATGCCTTCTGGTGGGCCGTGGTAACCATGACGACCGTAGGTTACGGTGACATGCACCCAGTGACCATAGGGGGCAAGATTGTGGGGTCACTCTGTGCCATCGCTGGTGTCTTGACCATTGCTTTGCCAGTCCCTGTGATTGTTTCCAACTTCAATTACTTCTACCACCGGGAGACAGAAGGGGAAGAGCAAGCCCAGTACCTGCACGTGGGAAGTTGCCAGCACCTCTCCCCTTCAGCCGAGGAGCTCCGGAAAGCGAGGAGTAACTCGACTCTAAGTAAGTCGGAGTATATGGTGATCGAAGAGGGGGATATGAACCATAGCGCTTTCCCCCAGACCCCCTTCAAAACGGGCAATTCCACGGCCACCTGCACCACGAACAATAATCCCAACTCCTGTGTCAACATCAAAAAGATATTTACCGATGTTTAA